The proteins below come from a single Kosakonia sp. SMBL-WEM22 genomic window:
- the yeiB gene encoding DUF418 domain-containing protein YeiB, whose protein sequence is MGRSVTLDFIRGLAILGILLLNITAFGLPKAAYLNPAWYGDITLHDAWTWALLDLFAQVKFLSLFAILFGAGLQMLLPRGKRWIQSRLTLLVLLGFIHALFFWEGDILLAYGLVGLIGWRMIRDAQSVKAMLHTGVVLYLIGIVVLLLLGAISGTTPNNAWLPDAANVQYEAWWRTSGTLREALSNRSDLFSNALLALGVQYGWQLAGLMLIGAALMRSGWMRGQFPLRHYRRVGALLVVTGMVINIPAIIAQWQLGWSYRWCAFFLQAPRELSAPVQAIGYAALAWGFWPQICASKLASAIACVGRMALTNYLLQTLICTTLFNHFGLFMRFDRLQLLAIVPAVWAVNILFSVLWLRRFRQGPVEWLWRQLTARAAGSALPPTSR, encoded by the coding sequence ATGGGAAGGAGCGTCACGCTCGATTTTATCCGTGGCCTCGCCATTCTCGGCATCCTGCTGCTCAATATCACCGCCTTTGGTCTGCCGAAGGCGGCCTATCTCAATCCCGCCTGGTATGGCGACATCACCCTGCATGATGCCTGGACCTGGGCGCTGCTCGACCTTTTCGCGCAGGTTAAATTTCTCTCGCTGTTCGCTATTCTCTTTGGTGCCGGGTTGCAGATGTTGCTGCCGCGCGGCAAGCGCTGGATCCAGTCGCGCCTGACGCTGCTGGTGCTGCTCGGTTTCATTCACGCACTCTTCTTCTGGGAAGGCGATATTCTGCTGGCTTATGGCCTGGTGGGGCTTATCGGCTGGCGAATGATTCGCGATGCGCAGAGCGTGAAAGCAATGTTACATACCGGTGTGGTGCTCTATCTCATCGGGATTGTTGTGTTGCTGCTGCTGGGGGCAATCTCCGGTACCACGCCGAACAACGCCTGGCTACCTGATGCCGCAAACGTGCAGTATGAAGCCTGGTGGCGCACCAGCGGCACGCTGCGGGAAGCGTTGAGCAACCGCAGCGATCTTTTCTCAAACGCCCTGCTGGCGCTCGGCGTGCAGTATGGCTGGCAGCTGGCCGGGCTGATGTTAATCGGTGCCGCGCTGATGCGCAGCGGCTGGATGAGAGGGCAGTTCCCGCTGCGCCACTACCGGCGCGTTGGCGCGCTGCTGGTGGTCACAGGAATGGTTATCAATATTCCGGCCATCATCGCTCAGTGGCAGCTGGGCTGGTCTTACCGCTGGTGCGCCTTCTTTTTACAGGCACCGCGGGAGCTGAGCGCGCCGGTGCAGGCCATCGGCTATGCGGCGCTGGCGTGGGGTTTCTGGCCGCAGATCTGCGCCAGCAAACTGGCGAGCGCCATTGCCTGCGTCGGGCGCATGGCGCTCACTAACTACCTGTTGCAGACGCTGATCTGTACCACGTTGTTTAACCACTTCGGTCTGTTTATGCGCTTTGACCGCCTGCAGTTGCTGGCAATCGTCCCCGCCGTCTGGGCGGTTAATATCCTCTTCTCCGTGCTGTGGCTCAGGCGTTTTCGCCAGGGGCCGGTTGAGTGGCTATGGCGGCAACTCACCGCTCGTGCGGCGGGCAGCGCATTACCGCCTACAAGCAGATAA
- the folE gene encoding GTP cyclohydrolase I FolE — translation MSSLSKEAALVHEALVARGLETPLRPPVQMDNETRKRLIAGHMTEIMQLLNLDLNDDSLMETPHRIAKMYVDEIFSGLDYANFPKITVIENKMKVDEMVTVRDITLTSTCEHHFVTIDGKATVAYIPKESVIGLSKINRIVQFFAQRPQVQERLTQQILTALQTLLGTNNVAVSIDAVHYCVKARGIRDATSATTTTSLGGLFKSSQNTRQEFLRAVRHTN, via the coding sequence ATGTCATCACTCAGTAAAGAAGCGGCGCTGGTGCACGAGGCGCTGGTTGCCCGTGGTCTGGAAACCCCGCTGCGCCCCCCGGTGCAAATGGATAATGAAACCCGTAAACGCCTTATCGCCGGCCATATGACCGAGATTATGCAGCTGCTCAATCTCGATCTGAATGATGACAGCCTGATGGAAACGCCGCATCGCATCGCCAAAATGTATGTCGATGAGATCTTCTCCGGCCTCGATTACGCCAATTTCCCAAAAATCACCGTCATTGAAAATAAGATGAAGGTCGATGAGATGGTGACCGTGCGCGACATTACGCTCACCAGCACCTGCGAACACCACTTTGTCACCATCGACGGTAAAGCGACGGTCGCTTACATCCCGAAAGAGTCGGTAATTGGGCTGTCGAAAATTAACCGCATTGTGCAGTTCTTCGCCCAGCGCCCGCAGGTTCAGGAGCGCCTGACCCAGCAGATCCTCACCGCGCTGCAAACTCTGCTTGGCACCAACAATGTCGCGGTATCGATTGATGCGGTCCATTATTGTGTGAAAGCGCGCGGCATTCGCGATGCCACCAGCGCCACGACTACCACCTCGCTCGGTGGCCTGTTTAAGTCGAGCCAGAACACCCGCCAGGAGTTCCTGCGCGCCGTTCGCCACACTAACTGA